Proteins from one Niallia circulans genomic window:
- a CDS encoding putative polysaccharide biosynthesis protein, whose amino-acid sequence MSSKLLRGTFILTLGTMISKALGLFYVIPFNMIVGKEGTILYQYSYVAYTIVISIATAGIPLAVSKFISKYNAMGEYGVSRRLFKSGLLVMTCTGIVCFLAMYFLAPFLAEINIPEDDLDSSVKDVTTVIRAVSFAVIVVPVMSLIRGFFQGHESMGPSAVSQVVEQIVRIIFMLAGAAAVLYVFKGDIVTAVSISTFAAFVGAIGGLAVLIYYWVKRKKHFNAMLEEDRQQITDISLGSMYKEILISAAPFVFVGIANPLFQFIDTITFNRAMAVVGLSAISETQLNAFNYQTHKIVIIPVSLATAFSMTLVPMITRAFVSGDQKSVNHNLNQAFQILLFITLPATIGLSVLAEPVYRLFYGTTDLALGTEVLRLYAPVAILFSLYAVTAAILQGINEQRFTVLSLLVGLLVKLSLNMPLIERWEANGAILATALGYTAAIIINIFVIRVFAKYPFRLVLRRSVLIIGFTFLMYVGAEIVYKLLGLFLKPESVISSLLMVGIVGLAGGLLYIYLAYRSKLVYLLLGERAASIKRKLRLPF is encoded by the coding sequence ATGTCGTCAAAATTGTTGAGAGGTACGTTTATTCTAACACTCGGAACTATGATATCAAAAGCACTGGGATTGTTCTATGTTATCCCGTTTAATATGATTGTCGGAAAAGAAGGAACTATCCTTTATCAATATTCATATGTAGCTTATACGATTGTCATCAGTATTGCAACAGCAGGGATACCTCTTGCTGTCAGTAAATTTATATCCAAATATAACGCGATGGGAGAGTATGGGGTCAGCAGGCGCCTTTTTAAGTCAGGTCTGCTTGTAATGACCTGTACGGGAATTGTCTGCTTCCTTGCCATGTATTTCCTTGCACCATTTCTTGCAGAAATTAATATTCCTGAGGATGATTTAGACTCTAGTGTCAAGGATGTAACGACTGTTATTAGGGCAGTTAGCTTTGCTGTTATCGTCGTTCCTGTCATGAGCTTGATTCGCGGCTTCTTTCAAGGGCATGAATCTATGGGGCCGTCTGCTGTATCTCAGGTTGTCGAGCAGATTGTGCGGATTATTTTCATGCTTGCTGGAGCAGCTGCCGTTTTGTACGTTTTCAAAGGCGATATTGTAACTGCAGTCAGCATTTCGACATTTGCCGCATTTGTCGGTGCGATTGGTGGTCTTGCTGTTCTTATCTATTATTGGGTTAAAAGAAAAAAACATTTTAACGCTATGCTTGAAGAAGATAGACAGCAAATTACAGATATATCATTAGGTTCCATGTATAAAGAGATACTCATTTCGGCAGCACCATTCGTTTTTGTCGGAATAGCGAACCCGCTCTTTCAATTTATCGATACAATAACCTTTAACCGTGCTATGGCTGTTGTCGGGTTAAGCGCCATTTCAGAAACACAATTAAATGCATTTAATTATCAGACACATAAAATTGTCATCATACCTGTGTCATTGGCTACGGCTTTTTCGATGACACTCGTACCGATGATAACAAGAGCATTTGTTAGTGGAGATCAAAAGTCTGTTAACCATAATTTAAACCAAGCATTTCAAATATTATTATTTATTACCTTACCGGCTACAATAGGATTATCGGTGTTAGCTGAGCCAGTTTACCGTCTGTTTTACGGGACAACAGATTTGGCTTTAGGAACAGAGGTACTGCGTTTATATGCACCAGTTGCGATTCTTTTCTCTCTGTATGCCGTTACTGCCGCGATTCTGCAAGGGATAAACGAACAGCGATTTACTGTTTTGAGTCTTTTAGTGGGGTTGTTGGTCAAGCTAAGCTTAAACATGCCGCTAATTGAAAGATGGGAAGCAAATGGAGCTATATTGGCTACTGCATTAGGATATACTGCTGCGATCATCATTAATATCTTTGTTATCAGGGTTTTTGCAAAATATCCGTTCAGGCTCGTGCTGCGAAGAAGTGTGCTTATCATCGGCTTCACGTTTCTAATGTATGTTGGTGCAGAAATAGTGTACAAACTTCTTGGACTGTTTTTGAAGCCAGAATCAGTTATTTCTTCCCTGCTTATGGTTGGAATTGTCGGATTAGCAGGCGGTTTGCTTTATATCTATTTAGCATATCGCTCCAAGCTTGTCTACCTGTTATTAGGAGAACGGGCAGCATCTATCAAAAGGAAGCTGAGGCTGCCATTTTAA
- a CDS encoding rhodanese-like domain-containing protein, with protein MEDIKIITTAELEDKLNKGEKLELVDVREDEEVAEGMIPGAKHIRMNDIPENLDYFSQDKEYIFICRSGKRSENVCYFLEDKGYKAVNMVGGMLSWNGKTV; from the coding sequence GTGGAAGATATTAAGATAATTACAACAGCAGAATTAGAGGACAAGCTAAATAAAGGGGAAAAGCTGGAGCTTGTTGATGTTCGTGAGGATGAAGAAGTAGCAGAAGGAATGATTCCAGGCGCTAAACATATTCGCATGAATGATATTCCTGAAAACCTAGACTATTTCTCACAGGATAAAGAATATATCTTTATATGCCGCTCTGGAAAAAGAAGCGAGAATGTTTGCTATTTCCTTGAAGACAAAGGCTATAAGGCTGTTAACATGGTCGGTGGAATGCTTAGCTGGAACGGTAAAACAGTGTGA
- a CDS encoding MDR family MFS transporter: MPRALWLLVIGMAVNVTGSSLLWPLNSIYIHDHLGKSLTVAGFILMLNSGASVIGNLIGGALYDKLGGYLSILLGISLTALSLLGLSIWNEWGAYCFFFTLSGFGSGIIYPSMYAMAGNVWPEGGRKAFNSIYVAQNAGVALGSAIGGVIASYSFTWIFISNTLMYCIFFFIALVSYKKIQVQPSMQTTAENGMKRKGSQRNPKLYALAILGFGYLLCWICYVQWQATISTHTQELNIPLAQYSLLWAVNGGLIVFGQPLISLFTKKICSSVKMQMLIGMLIFIVSFLIVGQAEMFAGFLTAMIILTIGEMLVWPAVPTIADKLAPKGKEGFFQGIINSTATGGRMIGPLLGGYLVDVNGIGLLVPVLVFLLLLGMIASYFYEVPLKASKVKVAKT, translated from the coding sequence ATGCCAAGAGCACTATGGCTTTTAGTAATTGGAATGGCTGTCAATGTAACTGGCTCTTCCTTGCTTTGGCCTTTAAACAGTATATATATTCATGACCACCTTGGAAAATCGCTTACCGTTGCCGGTTTTATCTTAATGCTTAATTCTGGCGCAAGTGTAATCGGAAATTTAATTGGTGGAGCACTTTATGATAAATTAGGAGGCTATCTTTCCATACTGCTTGGAATTTCCTTAACGGCTCTATCCTTGTTAGGATTGAGCATTTGGAATGAGTGGGGGGCTTACTGCTTCTTCTTTACATTGTCTGGTTTTGGATCTGGGATTATTTATCCTAGCATGTATGCTATGGCTGGAAATGTTTGGCCAGAAGGTGGCAGAAAAGCATTCAACAGCATTTATGTTGCCCAAAATGCCGGTGTGGCATTAGGTTCAGCAATCGGTGGAGTTATCGCATCCTATTCATTCACTTGGATATTCATTTCCAACACATTAATGTATTGCATATTTTTCTTTATTGCTTTAGTTAGCTATAAAAAAATTCAAGTTCAGCCAAGTATGCAAACCACAGCAGAGAACGGAATGAAACGAAAAGGCTCGCAACGAAACCCTAAACTATATGCACTTGCAATACTTGGGTTCGGCTATTTGCTTTGCTGGATTTGTTATGTGCAGTGGCAAGCAACTATTTCAACACATACGCAAGAATTGAATATCCCGCTTGCACAATACAGTCTGCTTTGGGCAGTTAACGGTGGACTCATCGTGTTTGGTCAGCCGCTTATCAGCCTGTTTACGAAGAAAATATGCTCTTCTGTTAAAATGCAGATGTTGATTGGCATGCTTATCTTCATCGTTTCCTTCCTTATTGTCGGGCAAGCAGAAATGTTCGCTGGTTTCCTTACAGCTATGATCATTCTGACAATTGGAGAAATGCTTGTCTGGCCAGCTGTTCCAACAATTGCCGATAAACTTGCTCCAAAGGGCAAGGAAGGATTCTTCCAGGGCATCATCAACAGTACTGCGACAGGCGGCAGAATGATAGGCCCATTATTAGGAGGCTATCTAGTCGATGTCAACGGAATAGGACTACTTGTGCCAGTATTAGTATTTTTACTGCTGCTTGGCATGATTGCTTCGTATTTCTACGAAGTTCCTTTAAAAGCCAGCAAAGTCAAAGTTGCAAAAACATAA
- a CDS encoding sporulation protein Cse60 produces the protein MIKVKLFDQEHEKDLEMEMNKFLEKIDEKKLVDIKYNIAALQEDNEEQIYCFSSMIIYKS, from the coding sequence ATGATTAAGGTGAAATTATTCGACCAAGAGCATGAAAAAGATTTGGAAATGGAAATGAATAAGTTTTTGGAGAAGATAGATGAAAAGAAGCTTGTGGATATAAAGTATAATATTGCTGCATTACAAGAAGACAATGAGGAACAAATATATTGCTTCTCCTCCATGATTATTTATAAAAGCTGA
- a CDS encoding DeoR family transcriptional regulator, translated as MKPSTNRMLNRIKSVYMFISKRGTVTTQELVEEFGITPRTIQRDLNVLAYNDLVQSPSRGKWTTTRKKVKMTS; from the coding sequence TTGAAACCTTCAACTAACCGGATGTTAAACCGTATCAAATCCGTCTACATGTTTATTAGTAAGCGTGGAACAGTAACAACACAAGAGCTAGTGGAGGAATTTGGTATTACTCCTCGGACGATTCAAAGGGATTTGAATGTGTTAGCTTATAACGATTTGGTGCAGAGCCCTAGTCGTGGAAAATGGACAACAACTAGAAAAAAAGTGAAAATGACTTCTTAA
- the leuS gene encoding leucine--tRNA ligase: MSFSHQNIEQKWQKYWQQNKTFKTSEDKGKKKFYALDMFPYPSGAGLHVGHPEGYTATDILSRMKRMQDFNVLHPMGWDAFGLPAEQYALDTGNHPALFTEKNIETFRRQINSLGFSYDWDREINTTDPDYYKWTQWIFLQLFEKGLAYVDEVAVNWCPALGTVLANEEVIDGKSERGGHPVERRPMRQWILKITAYADRLLEDLDDVDWPESIKEMQRNWIGRSEGAEVTFQIDNQEETFTVFTTRPDTLFGATYAVLAPEHALVDKITTAEQKEAVEAYLEKIKSKSDLERTDLAKEKTGVFTGAYAVNPVNGEKMPIWIADYVLVSYGTGSIMAVPAHDERDFEFAKTFDLPIKEVVAGGNVQEEAYTGEGAHVNSEFLDGLQKEAAITKMIEWLEEKGIGTKKVTYRLRDWLFSRQRYWGEPIPIIHWEDGTMTGVPVEELPLTLPDTAEIKPSGTGESPLANISEWVNVVDPVTGKKGRRETNTMPQWAGSSWYYIRYIDPNNSEAIADPEKLKEWLPVDMYIGGVEHAVLHLLYARFWHKVLFDLGVVPTKEPFQKLFNQGMILGENNEKMSKSKGNVVNPDEIVESHGADTLRLYEMFMGPLDAAIAWSTNGLDGSRRFLDRIWRLLVDDNGEISGKVQDIDEAKGLDKIYHQTVKKVTEDFEGLRFNTAISQMMVFINECYKADALPKAYIEGFVKLLSPICPHIAEELWEKLGSSAGTIAYEAWPAYDEAKMVDDEIEIVIQINGKVKTKLMVPADANKDALEQIAMEDSQVKEQIDGKTVRKIIAVPGKLVNIVAN; this comes from the coding sequence ATGAGTTTTAGTCATCAAAACATAGAACAGAAATGGCAAAAATATTGGCAACAAAATAAAACGTTTAAAACAAGTGAAGATAAAGGGAAAAAGAAATTTTATGCACTTGATATGTTTCCATATCCATCTGGAGCTGGCCTTCATGTAGGACATCCAGAAGGGTATACAGCTACAGACATTCTTTCTCGTATGAAAAGAATGCAGGACTTTAATGTCCTTCATCCGATGGGATGGGATGCATTTGGTCTGCCAGCAGAACAATATGCATTGGATACAGGTAACCATCCAGCATTGTTTACAGAAAAAAACATTGAAACATTCAGACGCCAAATCAATTCATTAGGGTTCTCTTATGATTGGGACAGAGAAATTAACACAACAGATCCAGATTATTATAAATGGACTCAATGGATTTTCCTTCAGCTTTTCGAAAAAGGCTTAGCATATGTGGATGAAGTGGCAGTTAACTGGTGTCCTGCATTAGGCACAGTCCTTGCCAATGAAGAAGTAATCGACGGAAAAAGTGAAAGAGGCGGACATCCAGTTGAAAGACGTCCAATGAGACAATGGATTCTAAAAATTACTGCTTACGCTGATCGTTTGCTGGAAGATTTAGATGATGTGGATTGGCCGGAAAGCATTAAAGAAATGCAAAGAAACTGGATTGGGCGTTCTGAAGGCGCGGAAGTAACGTTCCAAATTGACAATCAAGAAGAAACATTCACTGTTTTCACAACAAGACCTGATACACTATTTGGTGCAACATATGCTGTCCTTGCACCTGAGCATGCTTTAGTTGACAAAATTACGACTGCTGAGCAAAAGGAAGCAGTTGAAGCATACTTAGAGAAAATCAAGAGTAAGAGCGATTTGGAAAGAACAGATCTTGCTAAAGAAAAAACAGGTGTATTTACAGGAGCTTATGCTGTTAACCCTGTGAATGGCGAAAAAATGCCAATTTGGATTGCAGACTATGTGCTTGTCAGCTATGGAACAGGAAGCATTATGGCAGTTCCTGCACATGATGAAAGAGACTTCGAGTTTGCAAAAACATTCGACTTGCCAATTAAGGAAGTTGTGGCTGGCGGAAATGTACAGGAAGAAGCCTATACTGGTGAAGGAGCTCATGTTAACTCAGAATTCCTTGATGGCCTGCAAAAAGAAGCAGCAATCACGAAGATGATTGAGTGGCTTGAAGAAAAGGGCATCGGTACGAAGAAAGTAACTTACAGACTTCGTGACTGGTTGTTCAGCCGTCAAAGATACTGGGGTGAACCAATTCCAATTATCCACTGGGAAGATGGCACAATGACAGGTGTTCCTGTGGAAGAATTACCGCTGACATTGCCTGATACAGCAGAAATTAAACCATCAGGCACTGGTGAGTCACCATTGGCTAACATTTCTGAGTGGGTTAATGTTGTTGATCCAGTAACAGGTAAAAAAGGCAGACGTGAAACAAACACAATGCCGCAATGGGCAGGCAGCAGCTGGTATTATATCCGTTATATCGATCCGAATAACAGTGAAGCTATTGCAGACCCTGAAAAACTGAAAGAATGGCTTCCAGTTGATATGTATATCGGTGGAGTGGAGCACGCAGTTCTGCATTTATTGTATGCGCGCTTCTGGCACAAGGTATTGTTTGATTTAGGTGTTGTTCCAACGAAAGAGCCTTTCCAAAAGCTGTTTAACCAAGGAATGATACTTGGTGAAAACAATGAAAAAATGAGTAAATCTAAAGGCAATGTTGTTAATCCAGACGAAATCGTGGAAAGCCATGGTGCAGACACACTACGCTTGTATGAAATGTTCATGGGACCACTTGATGCTGCTATCGCTTGGTCAACAAACGGACTAGATGGTTCAAGAAGATTCCTTGATCGTATTTGGAGATTGCTTGTGGACGATAATGGAGAAATTTCCGGCAAGGTTCAAGATATTGATGAAGCAAAAGGATTAGACAAAATCTACCATCAAACGGTGAAGAAGGTTACAGAAGACTTTGAAGGCTTGCGCTTTAATACAGCAATTTCGCAAATGATGGTATTCATTAATGAGTGCTATAAAGCAGATGCGCTACCAAAAGCTTATATTGAAGGCTTTGTGAAGCTTCTTTCTCCAATTTGCCCACATATTGCAGAAGAGCTTTGGGAAAAGCTTGGAAGCTCAGCAGGCACAATCGCATATGAAGCATGGCCTGCATATGATGAGGCGAAAATGGTTGACGATGAAATCGAAATCGTTATCCAAATCAATGGTAAAGTAAAAACAAAATTGATGGTTCCAGCAGATGCGAATAAAGATGCACTTGAGCAGATCGCAATGGAGGACAGTCAAGTGAAAGAGCAAATTGACGGGAAAACAGTTAGAAAGATTATTGCTGTACCTGGAAAATTAGTTAATATCGTAGCGAATTAA
- a CDS encoding amidase has translation MEKDFGAYADKQVVLEPVSEGELSGLSFAVKDVFAIQGHKSTAGNPDWLKTHAAAKETAPALTSLLHAGARLEGTTITDELMYSLNGENYHYGTPVNPKDPMRIPGGSSCGSAVAVAAGLADFAIGTDTGGSVRIPSSYCGIYGIRPTHGIVQIDGVIPLSKSFDTVGWMARDASTLWKVGKVLIEAEETGSFTRIITAEDAWKLVDKEAKETLLTELHKWDTASMEQSTTILAEEGLAEWAETFRMLQGREIWQEHGEWIKAHNPTFGPGIAERFQWASTLADTDISPYLQKRSMITEKVEKLLKDDGVLILPTAPGTAPLLNLPVEELEVRRSKTFQLCCIAGLTGLPQVNIPLAEVNGVPVGLSIIAGKRQDRKLLKWIAQHEANRV, from the coding sequence TTGGAAAAAGATTTTGGAGCATATGCAGATAAACAGGTTGTGCTTGAGCCGGTGAGTGAAGGAGAACTATCAGGTCTTAGTTTCGCAGTAAAGGATGTTTTTGCCATTCAAGGGCACAAATCCACAGCAGGAAATCCAGATTGGCTAAAAACGCATGCTGCTGCAAAGGAAACAGCACCTGCGCTTACCAGTTTGCTTCATGCTGGTGCGAGACTTGAAGGAACGACGATAACAGATGAACTTATGTACAGCTTAAATGGAGAAAATTATCATTACGGGACACCAGTCAACCCAAAGGACCCTATGCGTATACCTGGTGGTTCTTCCTGTGGATCTGCAGTTGCAGTTGCAGCAGGGCTAGCAGATTTTGCGATTGGAACAGACACAGGTGGGTCTGTTCGAATTCCCTCTTCCTATTGTGGCATTTATGGCATAAGACCAACACATGGTATTGTCCAGATTGATGGTGTTATTCCACTTTCGAAAAGCTTTGATACCGTCGGCTGGATGGCAAGGGACGCCAGTACGTTATGGAAGGTTGGAAAAGTATTAATAGAAGCGGAAGAGACTGGATCGTTCACACGTATCATTACAGCCGAAGATGCTTGGAAATTAGTAGACAAAGAAGCAAAAGAGACATTGTTAACAGAACTGCATAAGTGGGATACGGCTTCTATGGAACAATCAACAACCATTTTGGCAGAAGAAGGCTTGGCAGAATGGGCGGAAACCTTCCGGATGCTTCAAGGCAGGGAAATATGGCAGGAGCATGGCGAGTGGATTAAAGCACATAATCCTACCTTTGGTCCGGGAATCGCAGAGCGTTTTCAATGGGCAAGTACACTGGCAGATACGGATATTTCTCCTTATTTACAGAAAAGAAGTATGATAACAGAAAAAGTGGAAAAACTGCTTAAGGATGACGGTGTGTTGATTCTACCAACAGCTCCTGGTACGGCTCCATTGCTTAATCTGCCTGTTGAAGAGCTGGAGGTACGCAGAAGCAAAACATTCCAGCTTTGCTGTATTGCAGGGTTAACAGGATTACCGCAAGTAAACATCCCACTTGCAGAGGTGAATGGTGTGCCAGTTGGTCTTTCAATTATTGCTGGAAAAAGACAAGACAGAAAATTGCTTAAATGGATAGCACAGCATGAAGCAAATCGAGTGTGA
- a CDS encoding NAD(P)/FAD-dependent oxidoreductase: MQYDVIVIGGGPSGLMAAIGAADSNAKVLLIDKGEKLGRKLAISGGGRCNVTNRLPVEEIIKHIPGNGRFLYSGFSIFSNEDIIAFFENLGIALKEEDHGRMFPVSNKAQSVVDALLQELSRLKVEIRTNTPVKTVVYNQDGTKTIQLQNGKEAVCKSLIIAVGGKSVPHTGSTGDGYAWAQSAGHTITELFPTEVPVTSSEKFIKEKTLQGLSLRDVALSVLNQKGKPIITHKMDMIFTHLGISGPAVLRCSQFVVKELKKTKLAEVPVSIDSFPDKKEEPLLQEISKLVKDEPKKAVKNILKGFLTERYLLFLLELADIDPAAQGATVSQDKLKKFTALCKAFTFNVNGTLPLEKAFVTGGGVSIKEVSPKTMESKLMPGLFFCGEILDIHGYTGGYNITSAFVTGRLAGVNAALEAKNIYN, translated from the coding sequence ATGCAATATGATGTAATAGTAATAGGGGGCGGTCCGTCTGGATTAATGGCAGCAATCGGTGCTGCCGATTCCAATGCGAAAGTCCTGTTGATTGATAAAGGAGAAAAGCTAGGACGGAAGCTTGCCATTTCTGGTGGCGGCAGATGTAATGTAACAAATCGCCTGCCAGTCGAGGAAATTATTAAACATATTCCAGGAAACGGCCGTTTTCTGTACAGCGGTTTTTCTATCTTTAGTAATGAAGATATTATTGCGTTTTTTGAGAATTTAGGAATTGCCTTAAAGGAAGAAGATCATGGCAGAATGTTCCCAGTCTCTAACAAGGCTCAGTCCGTTGTGGATGCCTTATTACAGGAGCTTAGCAGGCTGAAGGTCGAAATTCGTACAAATACTCCTGTTAAGACTGTCGTATATAATCAAGATGGCACGAAAACAATTCAACTGCAAAATGGCAAAGAGGCAGTGTGCAAATCACTTATCATTGCTGTTGGCGGGAAATCTGTTCCCCATACTGGTTCAACTGGGGATGGCTATGCTTGGGCACAAAGTGCTGGTCACACTATTACTGAGCTGTTTCCCACAGAGGTTCCTGTCACTTCCAGCGAAAAATTCATTAAAGAGAAAACCTTACAAGGCTTGTCTTTAAGAGATGTTGCTCTTAGTGTATTGAACCAAAAAGGAAAACCGATTATCACACATAAGATGGACATGATCTTCACTCACTTAGGAATCAGCGGTCCAGCTGTTTTACGCTGCAGCCAGTTTGTCGTGAAAGAGCTGAAGAAAACGAAATTAGCAGAGGTTCCAGTATCGATAGATTCATTCCCTGATAAAAAGGAAGAACCACTGTTACAGGAAATTAGCAAACTTGTTAAGGACGAGCCTAAAAAAGCAGTTAAGAATATCTTAAAAGGCTTCTTAACAGAACGCTATCTACTATTTTTGCTTGAGCTGGCAGATATTGACCCTGCAGCACAAGGAGCAACAGTTTCGCAGGATAAGCTGAAAAAATTCACAGCTTTATGCAAAGCATTTACTTTTAATGTAAACGGAACACTGCCATTGGAGAAAGCATTTGTTACTGGCGGCGGTGTCTCTATCAAGGAAGTTTCACCGAAAACAATGGAATCAAAGCTTATGCCTGGACTGTTCTTCTGCGGGGAAATATTGGACATTCATGGATATACAGGAGGGTATAACATCACAAGTGCGTTTGTAACAGGAAGACTTGCTGGTGTTAATGCCGCTTTAGAAGCAAAGAATATATATAACTAA
- a CDS encoding pseudouridine synthase, translating into MRIDKLLANLGYGSRKDVKSLLKSKAVKVNDEVIKDAKQQVDPENDVITLHGDVVEYKEFIYLMMNKPPGVISATEDSREETVVDLLEIEDAVYNPFPVGRLDKDTEGLLLLTNDGKLSHRLLSPKKHVPKTYFAVIKGVVTEEDIESFKKGVMLDDGYVTKPGDLVILKAGETSDIELTISEGKFHQVKRMFESVGKKVTYLKRNSMGPLKLDETLELGEYRELTTEEIDMLQQYEVNE; encoded by the coding sequence ATGAGAATAGATAAACTGCTTGCCAATTTAGGATATGGCAGTAGAAAAGACGTAAAGTCACTGTTGAAAAGCAAGGCTGTTAAGGTTAATGATGAGGTTATCAAGGATGCGAAGCAGCAGGTTGACCCAGAAAATGATGTTATCACATTGCATGGAGACGTTGTGGAATACAAGGAGTTCATCTATTTAATGATGAACAAGCCGCCAGGTGTCATCTCTGCGACAGAGGATTCGAGAGAGGAGACGGTCGTTGATCTGCTTGAGATTGAGGATGCTGTCTATAATCCATTTCCTGTCGGAAGGCTTGATAAGGATACGGAGGGACTATTGCTGCTAACAAATGATGGAAAGCTGTCCCACCGTCTGCTTTCACCGAAAAAGCATGTGCCGAAAACGTATTTTGCTGTCATTAAAGGGGTTGTAACAGAAGAAGATATCGAGTCCTTTAAAAAGGGAGTAATGCTTGATGATGGCTATGTAACAAAGCCAGGTGATCTTGTCATCTTGAAGGCTGGAGAAACTTCCGATATTGAACTGACTATTTCAGAAGGCAAATTCCATCAAGTTAAAAGGATGTTCGAGAGTGTCGGCAAAAAAGTTACGTACTTAAAACGTAATTCCATGGGACCACTGAAGCTCGACGAAACATTGGAATTAGGAGAGTACAGGGAGCTTACAACAGAAGAAATAGACATGCTTCAACAATATGAAGTAAATGAATAG
- a CDS encoding histidine phosphatase family protein codes for MTDICLIRHGETDWNSLGKIQGRTDIPLNDNGIRQAEQCRDYLKHSAWDIIITSPLQRAKETAAIINQAVNLPMIVMEEFIERSFGEAEGKTKEERQLLYPNMEYPNEESKDVLEERLRAGLAYILQTYPKKRILLVAHGAVIHTILRILSNEEITLENTYLTNACLSNIHYRDQKWAIKDYNIVTHLQL; via the coding sequence ATGACAGATATTTGTTTAATAAGACATGGAGAAACAGACTGGAATTCACTTGGAAAGATACAAGGCAGAACCGATATTCCGTTAAATGACAATGGGATCAGGCAAGCTGAACAATGCAGGGATTATTTAAAACATTCAGCGTGGGACATTATCATCACAAGTCCCCTTCAGCGCGCAAAGGAGACGGCTGCTATTATCAATCAAGCTGTAAACCTTCCTATGATAGTTATGGAAGAATTTATTGAGAGAAGCTTTGGCGAGGCAGAAGGAAAAACAAAGGAGGAAAGACAGCTTCTTTATCCAAATATGGAATATCCAAACGAGGAGTCAAAGGATGTGCTTGAAGAACGTCTGAGGGCAGGCTTGGCATACATATTGCAAACATATCCTAAGAAACGTATTCTGCTTGTTGCACATGGTGCGGTTATTCATACTATCTTAAGAATTCTTTCTAATGAAGAAATCACCTTAGAAAATACGTACTTAACAAATGCTTGTTTAAGCAATATCCATTATAGAGATCAAAAGTGGGCGATTAAGGATTATAATATCGTCACACATTTACAACTTTAA